A window from Mogibacterium neglectum encodes these proteins:
- a CDS encoding LysR family transcriptional regulator yields the protein MNDLQIDYFMAVATNSSFTKTSEELFVSQPAISKQIALLERELGVKLFIRNNRRTELTEAGKRYFDFFSRYKTEMGNIKHEVSELDGITAQTITIGILEGWDFASWLTNVIKKYRDSHGYVDILINYVGAKEVSTLLLTDEIDIAISLKNTFDTFAEIESHNILEARKKLVYNKQNTLAMKENLSPADFANEKFFAPWSIMDDTVTKSINMYMQPYGIRPNIQFVNNFESMINCVRYNLGVAICDGFTGYLNDKNLQSIDLQEKEFICAGMIKNSTNDEVRELYDLILSCSVDS from the coding sequence ATGAACGACCTTCAAATAGATTATTTTATGGCCGTAGCTACTAATTCGAGCTTTACCAAGACATCGGAAGAACTCTTTGTATCTCAGCCTGCAATTTCCAAGCAAATTGCACTTCTAGAAAGAGAGCTAGGGGTTAAGCTATTCATTAGAAATAACAGGAGAACAGAACTTACAGAGGCTGGAAAGAGATATTTTGATTTTTTTAGTCGATATAAGACTGAAATGGGCAATATTAAGCACGAAGTATCCGAATTAGATGGCATTACTGCTCAGACAATAACCATCGGAATACTTGAAGGGTGGGATTTTGCATCATGGCTTACGAATGTTATAAAAAAGTATAGAGATTCACATGGTTATGTAGATATATTGATTAATTATGTCGGTGCCAAGGAAGTATCAACGCTGCTCCTTACAGATGAGATTGACATTGCAATCTCTCTGAAAAACACTTTTGATACTTTTGCAGAGATTGAATCACATAATATACTCGAAGCCAGAAAGAAACTCGTATACAACAAGCAAAATACGTTGGCTATGAAAGAAAATCTCAGTCCAGCAGATTTTGCTAATGAAAAATTTTTTGCTCCCTGGAGTATCATGGATGATACAGTTACAAAGAGCATTAACATGTATATGCAGCCGTATGGTATCAGGCCAAATATTCAGTTCGTAAATAATTTCGAATCGATGATTAACTGTGTAAGATATAACCTTGGTGTTGCAATTTGCGATGGATTTACAGGATATCTCAATGATAAAAATTTACAATCAATTGATTTACAGGAAAAAGAATTTATCTGTGCTGGAATGATTAAGAATAGCACTAATGACGAGGTTAGGGAATTATATGACCTGATTCTATCTTGTTCAGTTGATTCATAA
- a CDS encoding DUF1097 domain-containing protein: protein MSKRENLNRDSGKGKYKEVLTLALLVGILPPTWALISPYIGVHVGPIALIAAGIYGANGNKFEDSFKIAAGYIAGEIWSLITTVLMQKTSFNANLTLWFTLFILGFIAVIISAKFPRYVYLPSFLAGWAIAMLSMNLDETTSLIRMTIEIGVAMIVGVYYVGALIDKIHKIVNNR from the coding sequence ATGAGTAAAAGGGAAAACCTAAATCGCGACAGTGGCAAGGGTAAGTATAAAGAGGTGCTTACCCTTGCTCTCTTAGTTGGAATTCTTCCTCCAACATGGGCTTTAATAAGCCCATATATAGGAGTGCACGTTGGACCAATAGCTCTTATTGCTGCTGGCATATATGGTGCAAATGGGAATAAATTCGAAGACTCTTTTAAAATAGCAGCTGGATATATCGCTGGAGAAATATGGTCATTAATTACCACAGTCCTGATGCAAAAAACGTCTTTTAATGCGAATCTTACACTTTGGTTTACTTTATTTATACTAGGATTTATTGCAGTAATAATATCTGCAAAATTTCCCAGGTATGTATATCTGCCAAGTTTCCTAGCAGGATGGGCGATAGCGATGCTATCGATGAATCTAGATGAAACAACTTCATTAATTAGGATGACAATTGAAATCGGAGTAGCGATGATTGTGGGTGTATATTACGTTGGAGCTTTGATAGATAAGATACACAAGATAGTAAATAATAGATAG
- a CDS encoding phosphoribosylaminoimidazolecarboxamide formyltransferase gives MNKIELKYGCNPNQKPASVYMEDGSELPFEVLNGKPGYINLLDALNGWQLVSEIKEATGKAAAASFKHVSPSSAAVGRVMSDKLKKTCFVDDIAGLDESPIATAYARARGTDRMSSFGDFISLSDTCDETCAKLIKREVSDGVIAPDFTDAALEVLKQKKNGNYLILKVNENFRAPEVETKQVFGVTFEQKHNDIKIDKTCLNEVVTEIKDIPEDAKDDLVIALITLKYTQSNSVAYAADGQTVGVGAGQQSRVHCTRLAGSKADNWHLRQSEKVLNLPFKEGTKRPNKDNFIDRYIAMEDTPEARGDFDWKELFSEKPEVFTVEEKRQILDAITGVSVASDAFFPFSDNIDRAHVSGVSYIAQPGGSTRDDLVIDSCNKYGIAMVFTGFRLFHH, from the coding sequence ATGAACAAAATCGAATTAAAATACGGATGTAACCCAAATCAAAAGCCAGCTTCTGTTTATATGGAGGACGGGTCAGAATTGCCTTTTGAGGTTTTAAATGGCAAACCTGGATATATTAACCTTCTAGATGCTTTAAATGGATGGCAGCTAGTAAGTGAGATAAAGGAGGCGACTGGTAAAGCTGCAGCAGCTTCTTTTAAGCATGTAAGTCCTTCGTCTGCTGCTGTTGGAAGAGTTATGAGCGATAAGCTTAAAAAAACTTGTTTTGTAGATGATATCGCTGGCCTAGATGAATCTCCGATTGCAACAGCATATGCGAGGGCTCGTGGGACCGACCGTATGTCATCATTTGGTGATTTCATTTCTTTGAGTGATACATGCGACGAAACATGTGCGAAGCTAATTAAGAGAGAAGTTTCCGATGGTGTAATTGCTCCAGATTTTACTGACGCAGCACTAGAGGTATTGAAGCAGAAGAAAAATGGAAATTATCTGATTCTCAAAGTGAATGAGAATTTCAGAGCACCTGAAGTTGAGACAAAGCAGGTATTTGGAGTTACTTTTGAACAGAAGCACAATGATATAAAGATAGACAAGACTTGTCTTAATGAAGTAGTGACTGAAATCAAGGATATTCCAGAAGATGCTAAGGATGATTTGGTAATTGCTCTAATAACACTTAAGTATACACAGTCAAATTCTGTTGCATATGCAGCAGATGGTCAGACAGTTGGAGTAGGAGCTGGTCAGCAGTCGAGAGTTCACTGCACTCGTCTTGCTGGCTCAAAGGCTGATAATTGGCATCTCAGACAGTCTGAAAAGGTACTCAATCTACCTTTTAAGGAAGGGACAAAGAGACCAAACAAGGATAACTTTATAGATAGATATATAGCTATGGAGGATACGCCTGAAGCTAGAGGGGATTTTGACTGGAAGGAATTATTCTCGGAGAAGCCTGAAGTTTTTACAGTTGAAGAAAAAAGACAGATTCTTGATGCGATTACAGGCGTATCAGTAGCATCAGATGCATTCTTTCCATTTAGCGATAATATCGACAGAGCTCATGTAAGTGGTGTTTCGTATATTGCTCAGCCTGGAGGCTCGACCCGCGATGATCTAGTTATTGATTCTTGTAACAAGTATGGGATAGCAATGGTATTTACAGGCTTCAGACTGTTCCATCACTAA
- a CDS encoding acetyl-CoA hydrolase, which yields MNRPEFYPVRSLIYVDLAHEDYRIKLENWLYRYHIPDSISQFGPYVSKYAFYQALPTPPGGERFGTVRMQMTEHYWLANPNDIRNFVHHKALTEYFPKDVLIWQNNMPDEGNSHKINKSEEVNFEGDDARATKGSEELGTVPFIFAFIPVWWEEDFKGEGRTVEDGPNYRWQFMVHYPEGVTLEEGDKWLKEEFLPAYTEQDEVIRCLSSKIIKEINGCDFDRVVEMWFPCQSAWVAATEKAAKIVRKPSWGETTDFPYLKKSYGISGIFLSDIARSDNMTGYHGYITMR from the coding sequence ATGAATAGACCAGAATTCTATCCAGTCAGAAGTCTAATATACGTCGATCTTGCCCATGAGGATTATAGGATAAAGCTTGAGAATTGGTTATACAGATACCATATTCCAGATAGTATTTCGCAATTTGGACCGTATGTGTCAAAGTATGCATTTTATCAGGCTCTTCCAACACCTCCAGGTGGTGAAAGATTTGGTACTGTAAGAATGCAGATGACAGAGCACTACTGGCTAGCAAATCCAAATGATATTAGAAATTTCGTACATCATAAGGCACTGACAGAGTATTTTCCTAAGGATGTACTAATATGGCAAAATAATATGCCTGATGAGGGGAACTCTCATAAAATTAATAAATCCGAAGAGGTTAATTTTGAAGGTGATGATGCGAGAGCTACAAAAGGGAGCGAAGAATTAGGTACAGTTCCATTTATATTTGCATTTATTCCGGTATGGTGGGAAGAAGACTTTAAGGGTGAAGGCAGAACTGTTGAAGATGGACCAAACTATAGATGGCAGTTTATGGTTCATTACCCTGAGGGGGTTACTCTTGAAGAAGGAGATAAGTGGCTTAAGGAAGAATTCTTACCAGCCTATACAGAACAGGATGAAGTAATAAGATGTTTATCTAGCAAGATAATAAAAGAAATAAATGGCTGTGATTTTGATCGTGTTGTTGAAATGTGGTTCCCATGTCAGTCCGCGTGGGTAGCAGCGACAGAAAAGGCTGCTAAAATAGTAAGAAAGCCATCTTGGGGAGAAACTACGGATTTCCCATATCTCAAAAAGTCATATGGAATCTCGGGAATTTTCTTATCAGATATAGCAAGATCAGATAATATGACTGGTTATCATGGTTATATTACAATGAGGTAA